A genomic region of Barnesiella viscericola DSM 18177 contains the following coding sequences:
- a CDS encoding reverse transcriptase/maturase family protein has translation MRNPEVILNTLCSHSKDKDYKYERIYRILFNEELFMLAYEKMKSKPGNMTAGTDGKTIDGTTLQRIGKLIDSLKNESYHPKPARRVYIPKKNGKKRPLGIPSFEDKLVQEAVRMILEAIYEGHFEDSSHGFRPRRSCHTALTSIQLTFTGVKWFIEGDIKGFFDNIDHQTLIEVLRKRIADERFLRLIWKFLKAGYVENWKYNRTYSGTPQGGIVSPILANIYLDQFDKYMKEYAQAFDKGEKRRTRKEYNSLNARTVSLRKKWREETDKSVKSQLLDKLKRMQEEKLAMPCSDEMDENFRRLKYIRYADDFLVGVIGSKSESERIKADIAAFMRERLKLELSTEKTLITHAQEEAKFLGFHITVRSLNVRKRNRKGALKRDFKGKVMLNLSSETVKEKLQNLGTIRFTQKDGKVIWRPKIRTALTGMDADKMVAKYNLEIRGFYNYYCIANNVSATCADFGYIMKYSLYKTLARKYNSSLRKIIRKYTKDKVFSIPYKDSKGNEKQRILYHDGFKRKTVGFHETCDNILFTHYPKRSLAERLRNNVCEVCGGKGPLVMHHIRTLKSANKNTPWGKQMLLMNRKTIAVCEECFAKIKEAEQ, from the coding sequence ATGAGAAATCCAGAAGTCATATTGAACACTCTATGCTCACACAGTAAGGACAAGGACTACAAGTATGAGCGTATCTACCGTATCCTGTTCAATGAAGAACTGTTTATGCTTGCCTATGAGAAAATGAAGTCCAAACCGGGAAACATGACCGCAGGAACGGACGGAAAAACCATAGACGGCACAACACTCCAACGGATAGGTAAACTGATTGACAGTCTCAAAAATGAGAGCTATCACCCCAAACCTGCAAGGAGGGTATATATACCCAAAAAGAACGGGAAGAAACGTCCTTTGGGCATCCCCTCTTTCGAGGATAAGTTAGTACAGGAAGCCGTAAGAATGATTCTTGAAGCAATCTATGAAGGTCACTTTGAGGATTCATCACACGGCTTCCGACCACGCAGAAGTTGTCATACAGCACTGACAAGCATACAACTGACATTTACGGGCGTAAAATGGTTTATCGAAGGAGACATTAAAGGATTTTTCGACAACATAGACCATCAGACACTCATAGAAGTCTTGCGTAAGCGAATTGCAGATGAACGTTTTCTGCGTCTTATATGGAAATTCCTAAAGGCAGGTTATGTTGAAAATTGGAAATACAATCGTACTTATTCAGGAACTCCGCAAGGTGGCATTGTCAGTCCTATACTGGCAAACATATACCTTGACCAGTTCGATAAGTATATGAAAGAGTATGCACAGGCTTTTGACAAGGGAGAAAAACGGAGAACGAGAAAGGAGTACAATAGTCTGAACGCCAGGACTGTAAGTCTGCGCAAAAAATGGAGGGAAGAAACGGACAAATCCGTAAAATCCCAATTGCTGGACAAATTAAAGAGAATGCAGGAAGAAAAGTTAGCGATGCCATGCAGTGACGAAATGGATGAGAATTTTCGTCGTCTCAAATACATTAGGTATGCTGACGACTTCCTTGTAGGGGTAATTGGCTCAAAATCAGAAAGTGAAAGAATTAAAGCGGACATTGCCGCATTCATGCGTGAACGCCTAAAACTTGAACTTTCAACCGAAAAGACATTGATTACCCATGCACAGGAAGAGGCTAAATTCCTCGGATTTCATATTACCGTCCGCTCATTGAATGTACGCAAGCGTAACCGAAAAGGTGCGCTGAAGAGAGACTTCAAAGGAAAGGTAATGCTGAATTTATCATCCGAAACGGTTAAAGAAAAACTTCAAAATCTTGGAACTATTCGTTTTACACAAAAGGATGGTAAAGTTATTTGGAGACCTAAGATAAGAACGGCACTGACAGGAATGGATGCCGACAAAATGGTAGCCAAATACAACCTTGAAATCAGAGGATTCTATAATTACTACTGCATAGCCAATAATGTCTCGGCAACATGCGCAGACTTTGGTTACATCATGAAGTATAGCCTTTATAAGACTTTGGCGCGAAAGTACAACAGTTCGCTCCGAAAGATAATAAGGAAATACACTAAGGACAAAGTGTTCTCTATTCCCTATAAAGACTCTAAAGGGAACGAGAAGCAAAGAATCCTTTATCATGATGGCTTTAAACGCAAAACAGTAGGATTCCATGAAACCTGCGATAACATTCTATTCACCCATTATCCCAAACGCTCTCTCGCAGAACGCTTGAGAAATAATGTATGTGAAGTGTGTGGAGGAAAAGGTCCTTTGGTTATGCACCATATCAGAACACTCAAATCCGCCAATAAGAATACACCGTGGGGAAAACAGATGCTACTTATGAATCGTAAAACCATTGCTGTATGCGAAGAATGTTTTGCAAAAATCAAAGAGGCAGAGCAATAG
- the mobA gene encoding conjugal transfer protein MobA, whose amino-acid sequence MKEKRKSKSGRNPKLDPAVYRYTVRFNEEEHNRFLAMFGKSGVYARSVFLKAHFFGQPFKVLKVDKTLVDYYTKLSDFHAQFRAVGTNYNQVVKELRLHFSEKKAMALLYKLEQHTVELVKLSRRIVELSREMEAKWSQKSV is encoded by the coding sequence ATGAAAGAGAAAAGGAAAAGCAAATCAGGGAGAAATCCCAAACTTGATCCGGCGGTGTACCGGTACACCGTCCGTTTCAACGAGGAGGAACACAACCGTTTCCTCGCCATGTTCGGAAAATCGGGTGTCTATGCACGGTCTGTTTTCCTCAAAGCGCACTTCTTCGGGCAACCGTTCAAGGTGCTGAAGGTGGACAAGACGTTGGTGGACTATTACACCAAACTGTCGGATTTTCATGCACAATTCCGTGCCGTGGGTACGAATTACAACCAAGTCGTGAAGGAACTGAGGCTGCATTTTTCAGAGAAAAAGGCGATGGCGTTGCTCTACAAATTAGAGCAACACACCGTCGAACTCGTGAAACTGAGCCGCCGGATTGTGGAACTTTCAAGGGAAATGGAGGCAAAATGGTCGCAAAAATCAGTGTAG